AAATGAGCCTCAGTATGCCAAGACGTATGATGAAAAAGCAGCGGCCCGCCTTGATCAGCAGGTGATGGATGCCATGAAAAAAGCTTAGTCAGAATTTTCTGGCTAAGCTTTTATCCATTTAGTTCTTTTTCAATTCCTTATTGGATTCATCGTTCTGGTGTTTATCCAGCTCATCCTGCTGATCTTTAGGCAGTTGATCATTGTCCTGTTCAGTTGGTTCTTTTTCTTGGTTATCCATCGTATCATTAGGTACATCCGGCATTATCCGGCCGACGATTGCAGCTAGTTCGTCCAAGAGCCCGCCAATAGGGCGGCCCTGCTGGATTTCTTTTGCTAAGTGCCGGATTCGCTGGTTTGTGTCTGCATCTGCCACAACGACAGCATTTGCACCATAAGGGTCGTTTTTCAGGCTTTCCGTTACTGAATATTTGACTGATTCCACTTTGCTTCGGTCTAGTTCTGATTCTACATCAATTCCGACAATGGCATATTTGCCAAGGACGACAGCGGTGGCATCATTTACGTCTGGAACGCGGTTGGCGATTTCAACTAAATGCTTGGAAATTTGCTGGCCGGTTTTGCGGTCCACGGGCCTTTCAATGCTGTTTTTGACTGTGATGGGTTTGGTTTTATAATCAGTGGATGTTTCACCTTGTGAATTTTCATTGGCCGAGCATGCAGTAAGCATGAAAAGGCCGGAAATAACGAAAAATAGTATGGATCGCAGCATACGAGCACTCCTTCTTAATGGCTTTTAAGTTTATTGTCTAAATAACCTTCTATCTTTATTCACAAAATCATATATTTTAGCATCGATTATGAACAGGCAGTGGTGAGAGAGAAGGCGGCGGTTGCCGCCATATGCGGACTAGGAGGCGGAATATTGAATAAGGTTTATGTATTGGACACAAATGTTTTGCTGCAAGATCCGAATTCAATTTTTTCTTTTGATGACAATGAAGTGGTCATCCCAGCCGTTGTGCTGGAGGAAGTGGACTCCAAAAAACGCTATATGGATGAAGTTGGACGAAATGCCCGTCAGGTTTCAAAGCTCATTGACGGACTGCGTGAGCAGGGAAAACTGCATGAAAAAATACCGCTCCTCAATGGGGGAGCACTAAGAATCGAATTAAATCATCGATCCTTTCACGAACTTCAGGATATATTTGTTGAAAAGACGAATGATAATCGGATATTGGCTGTTGCCAATAACCTCTCAAATGAGGAAAAATTAAAAGAAAATGGCCGGCCTGTCATTATTGTCAGCAAGGATACATTGGTTCGCGTGAAAGCAGATGCACTCGGACTGATTGCTGAAGATTTTTTGAGTGACAGGGTCGTTGAGGTTGATCATATCTATACAGGTTTCCTCGATTTGTACATAGACCGGGGAAATTTGGACAGGTTTTATGAAAAGAATGAACTGACACTCACGGAAGTGACCAATCACCCGTTTTACCCGAATCAGTTTGTCGTCATGAAGGATGCATTAGGCGGATCTGCATCTGCGGTTGGTATGGTGGATAAAACTGGTAAAAAAGTAAAGAGACTATTTACGGATCATGATCATATTTGGGGGATCCGGCCTAGAAATGTTCAGCAGACAATGGCTCTTGAATTGCTTTTAAGAAATGACCTGCCTCTCGTAACCCTCGTTGGAAAGGCGGGTACAGGAAAGACATTGCTTGCTCTTGCAGCCGGACTTCTGCAAACGGAGGATATGGGAACCTTCAAGAAACTCCTTGTTGCGAGGCCAATTGTTCCTGTTGGAAAAGACATCGGGTTTTTGCCGGGTGAAAAAGAAGAAAAGCTCCGCCCTTGGATGCAGCCAATTTACGATAATCTTGAGTTTCTATTTAATACGAAAAAACCTGGAGAGCTGGATGCTATTCTAGCTGGTATGGGTTCGATTGAAGTGGAGGCTCTCACTTATATAAGAGGCCGAAGTATACCGGATCAATACATTATAATTGACGAAGCGCAGAATCTTACGAAGCATGAGGTCAAGACTATTCTTACCCGTGTGGGGGAAAGAAGCAAAATTGTGCTGATGGGTGATCCGGAGCAAATTGATCACCCGTACCTGGATGAGTATAATAACGGTCTCACTTATGTGGTCGAAAAATTTAAAGAGCAGCAAATCGCCGGTCATGTGAAACTTGTCAAAGGTGAACGCTCAGGACTTGCACAGCTTGCTGCAGATCTTCTTTAAGAGAAAGCTCTGTTAAACTTGGCCTGTGATTTCAGTTGGCAGGCGCTCGCTTATCCTTGGGCGGGCGGTGAGCCTCGTCGCCGCAATGCGCCTGCAGAGTCTCACCTGTCCCGCTGCTCTAAAGCCCGGAGTCTCGCGCCTTCCACTCCAATCAACAGGTGTTAAAAATCATCATCAGGCTTTTAACAGAGCCTAAAAGAAAGGAAGGTGCCTGCATCCGGCACCTTCCTTTTACAATATAATTATCTCACGGACTGCTTTAATCGGGCGGTCCCGATTTGAACCGTCTCCGTAATACAAATGCATGGGGCCGTCTTTCTTTAGCGGTTTTCCATCCTCACTGAATGCAGCTATCAGTTCTCTGGCTTTTTCCAGCGGTAAGACAACTATATCCTCTTCAGCAATAATCTGAACGGCTGAAGCGGTTTCGTCCAGCTCGGCGTTAGATAGAAAAGGAGCGAACCTGATCCCGAATGTTCCATTAACCAGTTCCTGCTTCTTAAAAATGTTTTTTAAAGGTTCTGCGGGAGCTTCATTTCCTTCTTTAATTTCCCTGTCCCAATGCTTTGAAATTTGCTTTGTATATTCATCCTGTTCATTTTGGGTTTCTCCTGTTTTTAAGAAGAAACTGGTAAGATCTGCTTTGCGGTCATCGAAAATCCAGACGCTTGGGTCAATGGTGATCGGGAACTTAACCTTCCCTGAAATTTGGATGATATCTGTCATTTAATCACTCCTCTATTTGACATTATAAGCGCTTATTTTATGCTTGTCATGAGATGAATCCGCTCGATGTTGGAAATTGGCGAAGGCAAGCATGTTTTGTCCTTCACTTATACCTTGCTTTTTTCCTTTTTTCCCTTTAATATTAATAGGTAGATTAGAGGTAATCGCTCGGGAACGGAGGGATTCATTTGGCTTCTGAGATTGCGATTGATCATCGTGAAAAGGCACTTGCGCTGCTGAAAGCTGACGCTGATAAAATCATGAAGTTGATCAAGGTTCAGATGGACAATTTAACCATGCCCCAATGCCCTCTTTATGAAGAGGTTTTAGATACACAAATGTTTGGTCTATCCAGAGAAATTGACTTCGCTGTCCGTCTTGGACTGGTGTTTGAGCATGAAGGAAAAGTTTTGCTGGATTCCCTTGAACGTGAGTTATCTGTTCTGCATGAGGCATTTACGAAAAAATAAAACCTAGAACTCAAACTGATTGGATGACAATAGTTTGGGTTTTTTTAGCTTTTAAAGGATTACTTTTGTATCAGGTCCAATCCATGCTTTTCCTCTTGTTTTTGCTCCATTCGTTCGTTGTGCGATGTAGATTACCCTGATACGATAGACAGGGGAGAAACATTCTCTCCGCCGGTAAGTAAATCGAAAATACAAAATTTTTAGAAGAATTAATTGAAAAAGTAGGGAAGAGAGTTTATGATTAAAAAAATCCTAAAATCATATGATTATACTCTGATTTTTTCTGTTTTTCTGCTTTGTATGTTTGGTCTGGTCATGGTATACAGTTCCAGCATGATCTCAGCAGTCACCAGATTTAATTCGGATAGCGCTTATTTTTTTAACAAACAGCTTATTTTTGTCTGCATCGGCGGTCTCGCGTTTCTTGCAGCCGCTGTGATCCCGTATCGGATCTTACTGACTAAAAAACTACTAAAAGGCATAATGTTTGTTTCAGTCGGGCTCCTTTTGATCCTATTTGTCTATGGGCATACAGCCGGTAATGCAAAGAGCTGGATAAAAATTGCGGGTTTCACCATGCAGCCTGCTGAGTTTGTGAAACTAAGTGTCATCATCTATCTTGCAGCGGTTTACGAGAAAAAACAGGCATACATAAACAACTTTAAAAAAGCGGTTATGCCTCCGCTCTTTTTTACAACATTTATATGCGGATTAATTGTGATTCAGCCCGACCTGGGGACGGCTATGATCATTGCTCTGATTATGATGACCATGGTATTTTCATCAGGTATGAACTGGAAAAGCATCATTGGGCTAGTGCTTTTGGCCTTACTTTTTCTAGCCTTGATCAGCCCTATTATTCTCTTGAATTCGGACAAGTTTATCACCGAAGAGCGTGTCTCCAGATTTGAAGGATTTACGGATCCGTTTGGAAC
The Metabacillus sp. FJAT-52054 genome window above contains:
- a CDS encoding YhcN/YlaJ family sporulation lipoprotein, yielding MLRSILFFVISGLFMLTACSANENSQGETSTDYKTKPITVKNSIERPVDRKTGQQISKHLVEIANRVPDVNDATAVVLGKYAIVGIDVESELDRSKVESVKYSVTESLKNDPYGANAVVVADADTNQRIRHLAKEIQQGRPIGGLLDELAAIVGRIMPDVPNDTMDNQEKEPTEQDNDQLPKDQQDELDKHQNDESNKELKKN
- a CDS encoding PhoH family protein — its product is MLNKVYVLDTNVLLQDPNSIFSFDDNEVVIPAVVLEEVDSKKRYMDEVGRNARQVSKLIDGLREQGKLHEKIPLLNGGALRIELNHRSFHELQDIFVEKTNDNRILAVANNLSNEEKLKENGRPVIIVSKDTLVRVKADALGLIAEDFLSDRVVEVDHIYTGFLDLYIDRGNLDRFYEKNELTLTEVTNHPFYPNQFVVMKDALGGSASAVGMVDKTGKKVKRLFTDHDHIWGIRPRNVQQTMALELLLRNDLPLVTLVGKAGTGKTLLALAAGLLQTEDMGTFKKLLVARPIVPVGKDIGFLPGEKEEKLRPWMQPIYDNLEFLFNTKKPGELDAILAGMGSIEVEALTYIRGRSIPDQYIIIDEAQNLTKHEVKTILTRVGERSKIVLMGDPEQIDHPYLDEYNNGLTYVVEKFKEQQIAGHVKLVKGERSGLAQLAADLL
- a CDS encoding peptidyl-prolyl cis-trans isomerase codes for the protein MTDIIQISGKVKFPITIDPSVWIFDDRKADLTSFFLKTGETQNEQDEYTKQISKHWDREIKEGNEAPAEPLKNIFKKQELVNGTFGIRFAPFLSNAELDETASAVQIIAEEDIVVLPLEKARELIAAFSEDGKPLKKDGPMHLYYGDGSNRDRPIKAVREIIIL
- a CDS encoding YlaN family protein is translated as MASEIAIDHREKALALLKADADKIMKLIKVQMDNLTMPQCPLYEEVLDTQMFGLSREIDFAVRLGLVFEHEGKVLLDSLERELSVLHEAFTKK
- the ftsW gene encoding putative lipid II flippase FtsW — translated: MIKKILKSYDYTLIFSVFLLCMFGLVMVYSSSMISAVTRFNSDSAYFFNKQLIFVCIGGLAFLAAAVIPYRILLTKKLLKGIMFVSVGLLLILFVYGHTAGNAKSWIKIAGFTMQPAEFVKLSVIIYLAAVYEKKQAYINNFKKAVMPPLFFTTFICGLIVIQPDLGTAMIIALIMMTMVFSSGMNWKSIIGLVLLALLFLALISPIILLNSDKFITEERVSRFEGFTDPFGTEKDAGYHLANSLYAIGSGGITGLGLGNSVQKYGYLPESHTDFIMSIVAEELGIFGVLFVLSLLGVLIFKGFYVARKCEDAFGTLLAIGISSMIAIQAGINLGGMTGLIPITGVTLPFISYGGSSMLVLMISAGLLVNVSMFTNYREKYKTGAEKAVSKKKQQNIQKPMHNRM